In Bombus terrestris chromosome 6, iyBomTerr1.2, whole genome shotgun sequence, a single window of DNA contains:
- the LOC100651077 gene encoding JNK-interacting protein 3 isoform X5: MSQIEMDQETVYGTHEDSHVVMSEKVQSLAGSIYQEFEKMIARYDEDVVKDLMPLLVNVLECLDISYTENQEREVELELLREDNEQLVTQYEREKQLRKASDQKLLELEDVAEDERKELLSKIDSLESIVRMLELKTKNSHDHVVRLEEKEAELKREYTRLHERYTELFKTHVDYMERTKMLVGSTERLENSSSGRGPSRLPSLGLTHMSRSSGPLSYGFQSLEASINAEDVDQESPPNVVANLRTEMLDSSSEAAIETSDKSQLTDKPVQANKTTAISRHESPETEIPPPLVTPTSPTVEKLATSGGRSRTEREQRSGNTLYQELSFQDADALGEMDEGADITGMGKEVENLIMENNELLATKNALNIVKDDLIVKVDELTSEQEILREEVRGLQQTRERLRQKVTTLEEELKKVKEEAEAAAKAAKSDDEEDVSLAQRKRFTRVEMARVLMERNQYKERFMELQEAVRWTEMIRATKTDPSSISSGKVSVWKFFSSLFTGPADRGALVRGPNTLPHMRYSAPTNQVVPAPPLDTMRRRTLKGRHEFFDQGDTIDTWLFWFSVGCLLASRSSEKLVARRANERREQYRQVRAHVRKEDGRLHAYGWSLPGKPSAPVRQPVPVPVYCRPLQESEPGMKIWCGAGVNLSGGKTRDGGCMVGGSVFYAAEAQEVSTNTKNEVEDAVEHLDKELQENENQRVEAEQLEQHLSSLVWICTSTQKMSKVTVIDANNPADILEVFSVCQGHLLCIASVPGAKESDYTQAMNEDPVQTANGVNENDNHEVNTTSNTEQNTQKNKQETQASVEKNKNESENVSEEQNNENVKKSDDVNQSITTEPQSSENVDSETINLGKVYFVKANLEASNSQLDEKEDENEEKENKVEEDAPIEKMSSIQPTMWLGAQNGTVFVHSAVAKWSVCLHSVKLKDAALAIVHVQGRVLVALADGTVTLFRRGPDGQWDLSQYHVITLGSPQHSIRCMAAVSGKTVWCGYRNKIHVIDPVLMTVECTVDAHPRRESQVRQLAWLGEGVWVSIRLDSTLRLYHAHTYQHLQDVDIEPYVSKMLGTGKLGFSFVRITALLISSNRLWIGTGNGVIISVPLSENVCKTGAGGSMAVSRVQVGNAKGDAPGVGIRIFASDRGVTPGSYIPYCSMAHAQLSFHGHRDAVKMFVAVPGHGGQSAVSDGSQPAMLVLSGGEGYIDFRVGDGEDTEDTMERSNSAIAANAEEHGEQSHLIVWQVQCPLPVPMNG, translated from the exons ATGAGTCAAATAGAGATGGATCAAGAAACTGTATATGGGACCCATGAGGATAGTCATGTGGTCATGTCAGAGAAAGTGCAATCTCTGGCTGGTAGTATTTatcaagaatttgaaaaaatgataGCACGTTATGACGAAGATGTGGTCAAGGACCTAATGCCCCTCCTAGTCAATGTCTTAGAATGTCTAGACATATCTTATACCGAAAACCAAGAGCGTGAAGTTGAATTAGAGTTATTAAGGGAAGACAATGAACAACTTGTTACACAATATGAAAGGGAAAAACAATTAAGAAAAGCATCTGATCAG AAATTGCTGGAGCTTGAAGATGTAGCAGAAGATGAAAGAAAAGAACTTTTATCAAAAATTGATAGTTTGGAATCAATTGTAAGAATGCTGGAATTGAAAACAAAGAATTCACATGATCACG tTGTTCGTCTTGAAGAAAAAGAAGCTGAATTGAAACGTGAATATACTCGACTACATGAGAGATATACGGAACTATTTAAAACGCATGTAGATTATATGGAAAGGACAAAGATGTTAGTTGGAAGTACAGAGAGATTAGAAAATTCATCTAGTGGCCGTGGTCCATCTCGTTTACCATCTCTTGGCTTAACTCACATGTCTCGAAGTTCTGGACCATTGAGTTATGGCTTTCAGAGCTTAGAAGCTAGCATAAATGCAGAAGATGTTGACCAGGAAAGTCCACCAAATGTTGTTGCTAATTTAAGAACTGAAATGTTGGACAGTAGCAGTGAAGCTGCTATTGAAACATCTGATAAAAGTCAATTAACAGATAAACCAGTACAAGCAAACAAAACAACTGCAATTTCTAGAC atGAGAGTCCAGAAACTGAAATACCTCCACCTTTGGTTACACCGACATCACCGACTGTAGAAAAGTTAGCTACTTCTGGTGGAAGAAGCAGAACAGAAAGAGAGCAACGAAGTGGTAACACATTGTACCAGGAACTGAGTTTTCAAGATGCTGATGCATTGGGTGAAATGGATGAAGGAGCAGATATTACCG ggATGGGAAAAGAAGTGGAAAACCTTATTATGGAAAACAATGAATTGCTAGCTACAAA AAATGCGCTTAATATTGTAAAAGATGATTTAATCGTGAAAGTAGATGAACTCACAAG TGAACAAGAAATATTACGCGAAGAAGTTCGGGGCTTGCAACAAACTAGAGAACGTTTACGGCAGAAGGTCACTACTCTTgaagaagaattgaaaaaagTTAAGGAAGAGGCAGAGGCAGCAGCAAAAGCAGCCAAAAGTGACGATGAAGAAGATGTATCATTAGCACAAAGGAAGAGGTTTACCAGAGTCGAGATGGCTAGGGTGCTTATGGAGAGAAATCAATATAAGGAACGTTTCATGGAACTTCAAGAAGCAGTTAGATGGACAGAGATGATAAGAGCAACAAAGACTGATCCTTCTAGTATATCAAGTGGAAAAGTATCTGTATGGAAGTT TTTTAGTAGTCTCTTCACAGGACCTGCGGATCGAGGAGCCTTAGTTCGTGGACCAAACACATTGCCTCATATGAGGTATAGTGCACCAACCAATCAAGTTGTCCCAGCACCGCCTCTGGATACCATGCGTAGACGTACGTTGAAAGGTCGCCATGAGTTTTTCGACCAGGGAGACACCAT AGATACCTGGTTATTCTGGTTTTCGGTGGGGTGCTTATTGGCCAGCAG ATCTTCTGAGAAACTCGTAGCAAGACGTGCAAATGAACGAAGAGAGCAATATCGTCAAGTCCGTGCACATGTTAGGAAAGAGGATGGGCGATTACATGCTTATGGTTGGAGTTTACCTGGAAAACCAAGTGCTCCAGTTAGACAACCCGTTCCTGTTCCAGTTTATTGCAGACCTTTACAGGAATCTGAACCTGGCATGAAG ATATGGTGTGGTGCTGGTGTAAACCTAAGTGGTGGTAAAACACGAGACGGTGGTTGTATGGTTGGAGGAAGTGTGTTTTATGCTGCTGAAGCTCAAGAAGTAAGTACGAACACAAAAAATGAAGTGGAAGATGCTGTTGAACATTTAGATAAGGAGCTTCAAGAGAATGAAAATCAAAGGGTCGAGGCAGAACAATTAGAGCAACATCTTAGCTCATTGGTGTGGATCTGTACATCGACTCAAAAGATGTCAAAAGTTACTGTGATAGATGCTAACAATCCAGCGGATATTTTGGAAGTCTTTAGCGTTTGTCAAGGACATTTACTTTGCATTGCAAGTGTACCTGGAGCCAAAGAGAGTGATTACACTCAAGCTATGAACGAAGATCCAGTTCAAACTGCTAATGGAGTGAATGAGAACGATAATCACGAAGTAAATACGACTTCAAATACTGAACAGAACACTCAAAAAAATAAACAGGAAACTCAAGCCTCGgtggaaaaaaacaaaaatgaatctgaaaatgtatcagaagaacaaaataatgaaaatgttaaaaaatcggATGATGTTAATCAAAGTATTACTACTGAACCACAAAGTTCGGAAAATGTAGATAGCGAAACGATAAATTTAGGGAAGGTATACTTTGTGAAAGCTAATTTAGAGGCATCAAACTCACAACTGGatgaaaaagaagatgaaaatgaggagaaagaaaataaagttgAGGAAGATGCACCTATAGAAAAAATGTCTTCAATACAACCGACAATGTGGCTTGGAGCTCAGAATGGTACAGTGTTTGTTCATTCAGCTGTCGCTAAATGGTCAGTTTGTTTGCATTCAGTCAAATTGAAGGATGCCGCATTGGCTATCGT aCATGTACAAGGACGAGTTCTTGTTGCTCTTGCCGACGGAACCGTTACGTTATTTCGAAGAGGTCCAGACGGGCAATGGGATCTGTCTCAGTACCATGTGATTACTTTGGGTAGTCCACAACACTCAATTAGGTGTATGGCTGCCGTTAGTGGTAAAACAGTATGGTGcggatatagaaataaaattcatgtaaTAGATCCAGTTTTAATGACTGTTGag TGCACTGTGGATGCTCACCCACGGCGAGAGTCGCAAGTGAGACAATTAGCTTGGCTGGGTGAAGGAGTGTGGGTCAGCATTAGATTAGATTCAACACTAAGACTCTATCACGCTCACACTTATCAACATCTTCAGGATGTTGATATTGAACCTTATGTTAGCAAAATGCTTGGAACTGGGAAACTTGGCTTCTCATTTGTAAGAATTACTGCATTACTTATTTCCTCCAACAGGCTGTGGATCGGCACAGGAAACGGAGTAATAATCTCTGTTCCTTTATCTGAAA ATGTATGTAAAACAGGTGCTGGTGGATCAATGGCAGTATCCAGAGTTCAAGTAGGAAATGCTAAAGGTGATGCACCGGGCGTTGGTATCAGAATTTTTGCCTCGGATCGTGGTGTTACGCCCGGTAGTTACATACCTTATTGCAGTATGGCTCATGCTCAACTTAGCTTTCATGGACATAGAGATGCAGTAAAAATGTTCGTTGCAGTGCCTG GTCATGGTGGTCAAAGTGCAGTGTCAGATGGTTCTCAACCGGCAATGCTTGTTCTTTCAGGTGGTGAAGGCTATATAGATTTCAGAGTTG GTGATGGAGAAGACACAGAAGATACTATGGAACGATCTAACAGTGCTATTGCTGCAAATGCTGAAGAACATGGAGAACAAAGTCATCTAATCGTATGGCAAGTGCAATGTCCTTTACCAGTGCCAATGAATGGCTAG
- the LOC100651077 gene encoding JNK-interacting protein 3 isoform X6 — protein sequence MSQIEMDQETVYGTHEDSHVVMSEKVQSLAGSIYQEFEKMIARYDEDVVKDLMPLLVNVLECLDISYTENQEREVELELLREDNEQLVTQYEREKQLRKASDQKLLELEDVAEDERKELLSKIDSLESIVRMLELKTKNSHDHVVRLEEKEAELKREYTRLHERYTELFKTHVDYMERTKMLVGSTERLENSSSGRGPSRLPSLGLTHMSRSSGPLSYGFQSLEASINAEDVDQESPPNVVANLRTEMLDSSSEAAIETSDKSQLTDKPVQANKTTAISRHESPETEIPPPLVTPTSPTVEKLATSGGRSRTEREQRSGNTLYQELSFQDADALGEMDEGADITGSWVHPGEYASSVNDNFFGMGKEVENLIMENNELLATKNALNIVKDDLIVKVDELTSEQEILREEVRGLQQTRERLRQKVTTLEEELKKVKEEAEAAAKAAKSDDEEDVSLAQRKRFTRVEMARVLMERNQYKERFMELQEAVRWTEMIRATKTDPSSISSGKVSVWKFFSSLFTGPADRGALVRGPNTLPHMRYSAPTNQVVPAPPLDTMRRRTLKGRHEFFDQGDTISSEKLVARRANERREQYRQVRAHVRKEDGRLHAYGWSLPGKPSAPVRQPVPVPVYCRPLQESEPGMKIWCGAGVNLSGGKTRDGGCMVGGSVFYAAEAQEVSTNTKNEVEDAVEHLDKELQENENQRVEAEQLEQHLSSLVWICTSTQKMSKVTVIDANNPADILEVFSVCQGHLLCIASVPGAKESDYTQAMNEDPVQTANGVNENDNHEVNTTSNTEQNTQKNKQETQASVEKNKNESENVSEEQNNENVKKSDDVNQSITTEPQSSENVDSETINLGKVYFVKANLEASNSQLDEKEDENEEKENKVEEDAPIEKMSSIQPTMWLGAQNGTVFVHSAVAKWSVCLHSVKLKDAALAIVHVQGRVLVALADGTVTLFRRGPDGQWDLSQYHVITLGSPQHSIRCMAAVSGKTVWCGYRNKIHVIDPVLMTVECTVDAHPRRESQVRQLAWLGEGVWVSIRLDSTLRLYHAHTYQHLQDVDIEPYVSKMLGTGKLGFSFVRITALLISSNRLWIGTGNGVIISVPLSESAGGSMAVSRVQVGNAKGDAPGVGIRIFASDRGVTPGSYIPYCSMAHAQLSFHGHRDAVKMFVAVPGHGGQSAVSDGSQPAMLVLSGGEGYIDFRVGDGEDTEDTMERSNSAIAANAEEHGEQSHLIVWQVQCPLPVPMNG from the exons ATGAGTCAAATAGAGATGGATCAAGAAACTGTATATGGGACCCATGAGGATAGTCATGTGGTCATGTCAGAGAAAGTGCAATCTCTGGCTGGTAGTATTTatcaagaatttgaaaaaatgataGCACGTTATGACGAAGATGTGGTCAAGGACCTAATGCCCCTCCTAGTCAATGTCTTAGAATGTCTAGACATATCTTATACCGAAAACCAAGAGCGTGAAGTTGAATTAGAGTTATTAAGGGAAGACAATGAACAACTTGTTACACAATATGAAAGGGAAAAACAATTAAGAAAAGCATCTGATCAG AAATTGCTGGAGCTTGAAGATGTAGCAGAAGATGAAAGAAAAGAACTTTTATCAAAAATTGATAGTTTGGAATCAATTGTAAGAATGCTGGAATTGAAAACAAAGAATTCACATGATCACG tTGTTCGTCTTGAAGAAAAAGAAGCTGAATTGAAACGTGAATATACTCGACTACATGAGAGATATACGGAACTATTTAAAACGCATGTAGATTATATGGAAAGGACAAAGATGTTAGTTGGAAGTACAGAGAGATTAGAAAATTCATCTAGTGGCCGTGGTCCATCTCGTTTACCATCTCTTGGCTTAACTCACATGTCTCGAAGTTCTGGACCATTGAGTTATGGCTTTCAGAGCTTAGAAGCTAGCATAAATGCAGAAGATGTTGACCAGGAAAGTCCACCAAATGTTGTTGCTAATTTAAGAACTGAAATGTTGGACAGTAGCAGTGAAGCTGCTATTGAAACATCTGATAAAAGTCAATTAACAGATAAACCAGTACAAGCAAACAAAACAACTGCAATTTCTAGAC atGAGAGTCCAGAAACTGAAATACCTCCACCTTTGGTTACACCGACATCACCGACTGTAGAAAAGTTAGCTACTTCTGGTGGAAGAAGCAGAACAGAAAGAGAGCAACGAAGTGGTAACACATTGTACCAGGAACTGAGTTTTCAAGATGCTGATGCATTGGGTGAAATGGATGAAGGAGCAGATATTACCG GTAGTTGGGTACATCCTGGGGAATATGCCTCGTCGG TCAATGACAACTTCTTTG ggATGGGAAAAGAAGTGGAAAACCTTATTATGGAAAACAATGAATTGCTAGCTACAAA AAATGCGCTTAATATTGTAAAAGATGATTTAATCGTGAAAGTAGATGAACTCACAAG TGAACAAGAAATATTACGCGAAGAAGTTCGGGGCTTGCAACAAACTAGAGAACGTTTACGGCAGAAGGTCACTACTCTTgaagaagaattgaaaaaagTTAAGGAAGAGGCAGAGGCAGCAGCAAAAGCAGCCAAAAGTGACGATGAAGAAGATGTATCATTAGCACAAAGGAAGAGGTTTACCAGAGTCGAGATGGCTAGGGTGCTTATGGAGAGAAATCAATATAAGGAACGTTTCATGGAACTTCAAGAAGCAGTTAGATGGACAGAGATGATAAGAGCAACAAAGACTGATCCTTCTAGTATATCAAGTGGAAAAGTATCTGTATGGAAGTT TTTTAGTAGTCTCTTCACAGGACCTGCGGATCGAGGAGCCTTAGTTCGTGGACCAAACACATTGCCTCATATGAGGTATAGTGCACCAACCAATCAAGTTGTCCCAGCACCGCCTCTGGATACCATGCGTAGACGTACGTTGAAAGGTCGCCATGAGTTTTTCGACCAGGGAGACACCAT ATCTTCTGAGAAACTCGTAGCAAGACGTGCAAATGAACGAAGAGAGCAATATCGTCAAGTCCGTGCACATGTTAGGAAAGAGGATGGGCGATTACATGCTTATGGTTGGAGTTTACCTGGAAAACCAAGTGCTCCAGTTAGACAACCCGTTCCTGTTCCAGTTTATTGCAGACCTTTACAGGAATCTGAACCTGGCATGAAG ATATGGTGTGGTGCTGGTGTAAACCTAAGTGGTGGTAAAACACGAGACGGTGGTTGTATGGTTGGAGGAAGTGTGTTTTATGCTGCTGAAGCTCAAGAAGTAAGTACGAACACAAAAAATGAAGTGGAAGATGCTGTTGAACATTTAGATAAGGAGCTTCAAGAGAATGAAAATCAAAGGGTCGAGGCAGAACAATTAGAGCAACATCTTAGCTCATTGGTGTGGATCTGTACATCGACTCAAAAGATGTCAAAAGTTACTGTGATAGATGCTAACAATCCAGCGGATATTTTGGAAGTCTTTAGCGTTTGTCAAGGACATTTACTTTGCATTGCAAGTGTACCTGGAGCCAAAGAGAGTGATTACACTCAAGCTATGAACGAAGATCCAGTTCAAACTGCTAATGGAGTGAATGAGAACGATAATCACGAAGTAAATACGACTTCAAATACTGAACAGAACACTCAAAAAAATAAACAGGAAACTCAAGCCTCGgtggaaaaaaacaaaaatgaatctgaaaatgtatcagaagaacaaaataatgaaaatgttaaaaaatcggATGATGTTAATCAAAGTATTACTACTGAACCACAAAGTTCGGAAAATGTAGATAGCGAAACGATAAATTTAGGGAAGGTATACTTTGTGAAAGCTAATTTAGAGGCATCAAACTCACAACTGGatgaaaaagaagatgaaaatgaggagaaagaaaataaagttgAGGAAGATGCACCTATAGAAAAAATGTCTTCAATACAACCGACAATGTGGCTTGGAGCTCAGAATGGTACAGTGTTTGTTCATTCAGCTGTCGCTAAATGGTCAGTTTGTTTGCATTCAGTCAAATTGAAGGATGCCGCATTGGCTATCGT aCATGTACAAGGACGAGTTCTTGTTGCTCTTGCCGACGGAACCGTTACGTTATTTCGAAGAGGTCCAGACGGGCAATGGGATCTGTCTCAGTACCATGTGATTACTTTGGGTAGTCCACAACACTCAATTAGGTGTATGGCTGCCGTTAGTGGTAAAACAGTATGGTGcggatatagaaataaaattcatgtaaTAGATCCAGTTTTAATGACTGTTGag TGCACTGTGGATGCTCACCCACGGCGAGAGTCGCAAGTGAGACAATTAGCTTGGCTGGGTGAAGGAGTGTGGGTCAGCATTAGATTAGATTCAACACTAAGACTCTATCACGCTCACACTTATCAACATCTTCAGGATGTTGATATTGAACCTTATGTTAGCAAAATGCTTGGAACTGGGAAACTTGGCTTCTCATTTGTAAGAATTACTGCATTACTTATTTCCTCCAACAGGCTGTGGATCGGCACAGGAAACGGAGTAATAATCTCTGTTCCTTTATCTGAAA GTGCTGGTGGATCAATGGCAGTATCCAGAGTTCAAGTAGGAAATGCTAAAGGTGATGCACCGGGCGTTGGTATCAGAATTTTTGCCTCGGATCGTGGTGTTACGCCCGGTAGTTACATACCTTATTGCAGTATGGCTCATGCTCAACTTAGCTTTCATGGACATAGAGATGCAGTAAAAATGTTCGTTGCAGTGCCTG GTCATGGTGGTCAAAGTGCAGTGTCAGATGGTTCTCAACCGGCAATGCTTGTTCTTTCAGGTGGTGAAGGCTATATAGATTTCAGAGTTG GTGATGGAGAAGACACAGAAGATACTATGGAACGATCTAACAGTGCTATTGCTGCAAATGCTGAAGAACATGGAGAACAAAGTCATCTAATCGTATGGCAAGTGCAATGTCCTTTACCAGTGCCAATGAATGGCTAG
- the LOC100651077 gene encoding JNK-interacting protein 3 isoform X7: protein MSQIEMDQETVYGTHEDSHVVMSEKVQSLAGSIYQEFEKMIARYDEDVVKDLMPLLVNVLECLDISYTENQEREVELELLREDNEQLVTQYEREKQLRKASDQKLLELEDVAEDERKELLSKIDSLESIVRMLELKTKNSHDHVVRLEEKEAELKREYTRLHERYTELFKTHVDYMERTKMLVGSTERLENSSSGRGPSRLPSLGLTHMSRSSGPLSYGFQSLEASINAEDVDQESPPNVVANLRTEMLDSSSEAAIETSDKSQLTDKPVQANKTTAISRHESPETEIPPPLVTPTSPTVEKLATSGGRSRTEREQRSGNTLYQELSFQDADALGEMDEGADITGSWVHPGEYASSVNDNFFGMGKEVENLIMENNELLATKNALNIVKDDLIVKVDELTSEQEILREEVRGLQQTRERLRQKVTTLEEELKKVKEEAEAAAKAAKSDDEEDVSLAQRKRFTRVEMARVLMERNQYKERFMELQEAVRWTEMIRATKTDPSSISSGKVSVWKFFSSLFTGPADRGALVRGPNTLPHMRYSAPTNQVVPAPPLDTMRRRTLKGRHEFFDQGDTIDTWLFWFSVGCLLASRSSEKLVARRANERREQYRQVRAHVRKEDGRLHAYGWSLPGKPSAPVRQPVPVPVYCRPLQESEPGMKIWCGAGVNLSGGKTRDGGCMVGGSVFYAAEAQEVSTNTKNEVEDAVEHLDKELQENENQRVEAEQLEQHLSSLVWICTSTQKMSKVTVIDANNPADILEVFSVCQGHLLCIASVPGAKESDYTQAMNEDPVQTANGVNENDNHEVNTTSNTEQNTQKNKQETQASVEKNKNESENVSEEQNNENVKKSDDVNQSITTEPQSSENVDSETINLGKVYFVKANLEASNSQLDEKEDENEEKENKVEEDAPIEKMSSIQPTMWLGAQNGTVFVHSAVAKWSVCLHSVKLKDAALAIVHVQGRVLVALADGTVTLFRRGPDGQWDLSQYHVITLGSPQHSIRCMAAVSGKTVWCGYRNKIHVIDPVLMTVECTVDAHPRRESQVRQLAWLGEGVWVSIRLDSTLRLYHAHTYQHLQDVDIEPYVSKMLGTGKLGFSFVRITALLISSNRLWIGTGNGVIISVPLSENVCKTGAGGSMAVSRVQVGNAKGDAPGVGIRIFASDRGVTPGSYIPYCSMAHAQLSFHGHRDAVKMFVAVPGHGGQSAVSDGSQPAMLVLSGGEGYIDFRVADEAEDESDVATHLIVWQLVR, encoded by the exons ATGAGTCAAATAGAGATGGATCAAGAAACTGTATATGGGACCCATGAGGATAGTCATGTGGTCATGTCAGAGAAAGTGCAATCTCTGGCTGGTAGTATTTatcaagaatttgaaaaaatgataGCACGTTATGACGAAGATGTGGTCAAGGACCTAATGCCCCTCCTAGTCAATGTCTTAGAATGTCTAGACATATCTTATACCGAAAACCAAGAGCGTGAAGTTGAATTAGAGTTATTAAGGGAAGACAATGAACAACTTGTTACACAATATGAAAGGGAAAAACAATTAAGAAAAGCATCTGATCAG AAATTGCTGGAGCTTGAAGATGTAGCAGAAGATGAAAGAAAAGAACTTTTATCAAAAATTGATAGTTTGGAATCAATTGTAAGAATGCTGGAATTGAAAACAAAGAATTCACATGATCACG tTGTTCGTCTTGAAGAAAAAGAAGCTGAATTGAAACGTGAATATACTCGACTACATGAGAGATATACGGAACTATTTAAAACGCATGTAGATTATATGGAAAGGACAAAGATGTTAGTTGGAAGTACAGAGAGATTAGAAAATTCATCTAGTGGCCGTGGTCCATCTCGTTTACCATCTCTTGGCTTAACTCACATGTCTCGAAGTTCTGGACCATTGAGTTATGGCTTTCAGAGCTTAGAAGCTAGCATAAATGCAGAAGATGTTGACCAGGAAAGTCCACCAAATGTTGTTGCTAATTTAAGAACTGAAATGTTGGACAGTAGCAGTGAAGCTGCTATTGAAACATCTGATAAAAGTCAATTAACAGATAAACCAGTACAAGCAAACAAAACAACTGCAATTTCTAGAC atGAGAGTCCAGAAACTGAAATACCTCCACCTTTGGTTACACCGACATCACCGACTGTAGAAAAGTTAGCTACTTCTGGTGGAAGAAGCAGAACAGAAAGAGAGCAACGAAGTGGTAACACATTGTACCAGGAACTGAGTTTTCAAGATGCTGATGCATTGGGTGAAATGGATGAAGGAGCAGATATTACCG GTAGTTGGGTACATCCTGGGGAATATGCCTCGTCGG TCAATGACAACTTCTTTG ggATGGGAAAAGAAGTGGAAAACCTTATTATGGAAAACAATGAATTGCTAGCTACAAA AAATGCGCTTAATATTGTAAAAGATGATTTAATCGTGAAAGTAGATGAACTCACAAG TGAACAAGAAATATTACGCGAAGAAGTTCGGGGCTTGCAACAAACTAGAGAACGTTTACGGCAGAAGGTCACTACTCTTgaagaagaattgaaaaaagTTAAGGAAGAGGCAGAGGCAGCAGCAAAAGCAGCCAAAAGTGACGATGAAGAAGATGTATCATTAGCACAAAGGAAGAGGTTTACCAGAGTCGAGATGGCTAGGGTGCTTATGGAGAGAAATCAATATAAGGAACGTTTCATGGAACTTCAAGAAGCAGTTAGATGGACAGAGATGATAAGAGCAACAAAGACTGATCCTTCTAGTATATCAAGTGGAAAAGTATCTGTATGGAAGTT TTTTAGTAGTCTCTTCACAGGACCTGCGGATCGAGGAGCCTTAGTTCGTGGACCAAACACATTGCCTCATATGAGGTATAGTGCACCAACCAATCAAGTTGTCCCAGCACCGCCTCTGGATACCATGCGTAGACGTACGTTGAAAGGTCGCCATGAGTTTTTCGACCAGGGAGACACCAT AGATACCTGGTTATTCTGGTTTTCGGTGGGGTGCTTATTGGCCAGCAG ATCTTCTGAGAAACTCGTAGCAAGACGTGCAAATGAACGAAGAGAGCAATATCGTCAAGTCCGTGCACATGTTAGGAAAGAGGATGGGCGATTACATGCTTATGGTTGGAGTTTACCTGGAAAACCAAGTGCTCCAGTTAGACAACCCGTTCCTGTTCCAGTTTATTGCAGACCTTTACAGGAATCTGAACCTGGCATGAAG ATATGGTGTGGTGCTGGTGTAAACCTAAGTGGTGGTAAAACACGAGACGGTGGTTGTATGGTTGGAGGAAGTGTGTTTTATGCTGCTGAAGCTCAAGAAGTAAGTACGAACACAAAAAATGAAGTGGAAGATGCTGTTGAACATTTAGATAAGGAGCTTCAAGAGAATGAAAATCAAAGGGTCGAGGCAGAACAATTAGAGCAACATCTTAGCTCATTGGTGTGGATCTGTACATCGACTCAAAAGATGTCAAAAGTTACTGTGATAGATGCTAACAATCCAGCGGATATTTTGGAAGTCTTTAGCGTTTGTCAAGGACATTTACTTTGCATTGCAAGTGTACCTGGAGCCAAAGAGAGTGATTACACTCAAGCTATGAACGAAGATCCAGTTCAAACTGCTAATGGAGTGAATGAGAACGATAATCACGAAGTAAATACGACTTCAAATACTGAACAGAACACTCAAAAAAATAAACAGGAAACTCAAGCCTCGgtggaaaaaaacaaaaatgaatctgaaaatgtatcagaagaacaaaataatgaaaatgttaaaaaatcggATGATGTTAATCAAAGTATTACTACTGAACCACAAAGTTCGGAAAATGTAGATAGCGAAACGATAAATTTAGGGAAGGTATACTTTGTGAAAGCTAATTTAGAGGCATCAAACTCACAACTGGatgaaaaagaagatgaaaatgaggagaaagaaaataaagttgAGGAAGATGCACCTATAGAAAAAATGTCTTCAATACAACCGACAATGTGGCTTGGAGCTCAGAATGGTACAGTGTTTGTTCATTCAGCTGTCGCTAAATGGTCAGTTTGTTTGCATTCAGTCAAATTGAAGGATGCCGCATTGGCTATCGT aCATGTACAAGGACGAGTTCTTGTTGCTCTTGCCGACGGAACCGTTACGTTATTTCGAAGAGGTCCAGACGGGCAATGGGATCTGTCTCAGTACCATGTGATTACTTTGGGTAGTCCACAACACTCAATTAGGTGTATGGCTGCCGTTAGTGGTAAAACAGTATGGTGcggatatagaaataaaattcatgtaaTAGATCCAGTTTTAATGACTGTTGag TGCACTGTGGATGCTCACCCACGGCGAGAGTCGCAAGTGAGACAATTAGCTTGGCTGGGTGAAGGAGTGTGGGTCAGCATTAGATTAGATTCAACACTAAGACTCTATCACGCTCACACTTATCAACATCTTCAGGATGTTGATATTGAACCTTATGTTAGCAAAATGCTTGGAACTGGGAAACTTGGCTTCTCATTTGTAAGAATTACTGCATTACTTATTTCCTCCAACAGGCTGTGGATCGGCACAGGAAACGGAGTAATAATCTCTGTTCCTTTATCTGAAA ATGTATGTAAAACAGGTGCTGGTGGATCAATGGCAGTATCCAGAGTTCAAGTAGGAAATGCTAAAGGTGATGCACCGGGCGTTGGTATCAGAATTTTTGCCTCGGATCGTGGTGTTACGCCCGGTAGTTACATACCTTATTGCAGTATGGCTCATGCTCAACTTAGCTTTCATGGACATAGAGATGCAGTAAAAATGTTCGTTGCAGTGCCTG GTCATGGTGGTCAAAGTGCAGTGTCAGATGGTTCTCAACCGGCAATGCTTGTTCTTTCAGGTGGTGAAGGCTATATAGATTTCAGAGTTG CAGATGAGGCGGAAGACGAGAGTGACGTGGCGACTCATCTGATTGTATGGCAGTTGGTCAG GTGA